CAGCTAAAAGAAGTGAAAGATTTTTACTTGCACCTGACATTGTTACTACACCAAGTAAAAATGACCCTGTTATGTTTATAATAAATGTACCCCATGGAAATTTTGATTCAACCTTTTTCGAAATTATATTTCCCAGCTTATATCTAGTAATACTTCCACAAATTCCACCTATACCAATTAAAAAATAATTCATTTTTCTCCTCCTTAAGATACCTTTTCCTCTTCTTTTCTACTATTGAATAACCTTGCTACTATTTTTCTAGAAACAATGGCACCAAAATATGCAAATAATAACCCAAACAACACTGATGTTATAATATAGGCCATAGCTAAAACATACATCTTTTGGTCCATAAGCATTACAGTTTCCTTACACATAGTAGAAAAAGTAGTATATGCTCCTATAAAACCTGTTCCAATTCCAAGTCTGATATCATCATTAAAATGCCATATTTCATATGCTGTAGTAAAAAGAAGTGCTAAAACAAATGCTCCACTTAGATTTATTATAAATGTATTTATAGGAAATCCCCCTATAAATGTGTGTATTTTTACATTCTTAATAACACACCTTAAAATGGCACCAATAGCTCCACCCATACCAATAAAAATATATTTTTTCATAACTGCCCTCCCAAAATAATTTGTAAAAAAACAAAAAAAACTCCTACATATAGTTAATATGCAGAAGTCATCAATCCATTAGGATATTTACGGCGAACCTCATCACCTATGAAATTAATATTATTTTATCAATTGATGTTAATATTGTCAAATAAATTTTAATTAATGCATAGTATTCATTTTAGCACTTCTTTCTCATCTAGTCCTATTTTTATAAAAAATTCTATTTACATCCATAAAATCATCATCTAAAATATATAAGTAACAATTTTATTATAAAACTAATATTTATTACCTGGAGGATTTTATGAAAAAACTAAACACAAAAGAAAAAAGTTGGATTATGTATGACTGGGCAAATTCTGCTTATAGTACAGCTATAACTGCTACAATTCTCCCTTTATACTTTAAATCTATAGCTTTCAAAAGTGGTATAACAGCCTCTTCTTCTACAGCTTATTGGGGATATTCAAACTCAATTGCAACACTCTTAATTGCTGTCTTATCTCCAATACTTGCAACTATGGCTGATTACAAAGGTTATAAAATGAAGCTTTTTAATATATTTTTTGTTTTAGGAACAAGCTTTACCTTTCTTCTTTCTGTAGTACCTACTAATTACTGGTTTGTATTAATAATATTTTATATTTTAACCTCCATAGGCTTTTCTGGAAGTTGTATTTTTTATGATGCTTTTTTAGTAGATGTTACCGAAAGAAAAAATATGGATAAAATCTCCTCGCTAGGATTTGGAATGGGATATATCGGTAGCAATATACCTTTTATATTATGTATTGTAATAATAGCCTTAGCTCAATTTAAGATAATTCCTATTTCTTTCTTTTCAGCCTGTAGAATATCTTTTATAATAACGGCAATTTGGTGGGTAATATTTACTATACCTATGATAAGAAATGTAAAGCAAACTTATAGTATTAATCTTGAAAAAAATCCTATAAGGAAAAGTTTTTTTAGATTATTAGAAACTTTAAAGGATATAAAAAGCCATAAACAATTATTTATTTTTCTCCTTTCGTATTTTTTCTATATTGATGGAGTAAATACAATAATCACTATGGCAACATCCTACGGTTCGGACCTTGGAATAAATTCTACTACTATGCTAATAATTCTTTTAACTATGCAATTTATAGCTTTTCCCTTTTCCATTATTTTCGGAATGCTTTCAAAGAAATTTCAAGGAAAAATAATGCTTTATGTAGGTATTATAATATACTCAATAATTTGTATATATTCATACTTCTTGAAAACAACCTTGGATTTTTGGATACTTGCAATTCTTGTAGGAACCTCTCAAGGTGGGATACAAGCTCTTAGTAGATCCTATCTTGGAAAACTAGTACCTAAGGATAAGGCAAATGAATTTTTTGGTTTTTATAATATATTTGGTAAATTCTCTGCCATTTTAGGTCCTTTAATGGTTGGTGCAGTTACACAAATTACTGGCAGTTCAAATAAAGGGGTACTTAGCGTTCTTGTCTTATTTTTAATTGGTGGTATTATTTTAAAAAAAGTTCCCTCTGAAAATTAAATTGTAATATACCTTTTAATCTTCAAAGTTAAGTACTTTTATTTTCTTATCTGATCCTATATAAGTATTCTCAAATAATTCTTTGGCATTTTCCAAATAATTTTCTGGCTCACTTAAGGCAGGACTAAAATGAGTGAGCCAAAGTTCTTTTACCTCTGCCTTTTTAGCCAAATCAGCTGCCTCTGAAAATATCATATGTTTTTTTTCTATGGCTTTATCTTTTTTTTCCTCTTCACCATACATACCTTCACATATAAACAAATCCGATTTACTTGCAAACTCTACTAAATTTTGTGTAGGTCTTGTATCTGTACAATATGTTATTTTTATACCTTGTCTTCTTTCTCCTAAAACCATTTCGGGTTTATAAGTTTTGCCTTCATAAATGGTTTCTTTTCCTTTTTGAAGTTCATTCCATACCATAACTGGTACCTCATTTTCCTTTGCTTTATTTACATCAAATTTTCTTTTTCTATTTACCTTAATTGAATAAGCAAGACATTCTATACTATGCTCTACTGGCAAAGCAAAAATCTCCATATCCCCTATTTTAAAAATTTTATCCGAAAATTCACTGCAAGATTGTTCTTCTAACTCTATTAGCTCTATTTGATAAGGTAATACTGGTGCTACCACTGTAAGACCCTTAATAACTTTACTTAATCCTTCTGGTCCTATAATTGTAAGTGGCTCTATTCTTCCAGAATTAGCTATAGTAAGTAGTAGACCTGTAAGTCCCATAACATGATCTGCGTGATAATGAGTAAAACATATAGCATCTATGTCCTTAAACCCCCAAGCAATTTCTTTCATTGCTACTTGAGTTCCCTCTCCACAATCTATTAATACCTTTCTTCCATTATATGCTATCAAAAGCGCTGTTAAATTTCTGTCTGATGTCGGCAAACTTCCTCCACATCCTAAAAGACAAGCATCTAACATATTAATCACCTACTTTCAAAATTTCATGTTATAAAGCTTGATATTTACTAAACAATCAATTTTTCATATTATTGTTTAATTAATAGCCTTTTAACTTAGTATAAATATTACTCTATACTTATATACTAATTATTAAAAGTATACCCTTGACATTATTTATTGTAAAGTTAAGTCCATAAAATTATTATTTTTTATTATCTTTTATTATTTTTCAATAATTTTTAATCACAACAATAAAATTTGTGGTATAATATTCTTGTGTTTATGTTAAAAATTCTACATACAAAAGGAAGTGTATTTATGAAAAAATATTTAATACTAGTGGGTTCTCCTCCAGCTTGTGGCAAAACTTATGTTTCTGGAGAATTAGCTAAACGACTTAATAATCCTGTATATTTAGATAAAGATACTGTAATTCCTCTTTCAAAAATGGTTTTTAAGGCTGCAAACCAGCCATATAATAGAGATTCTGACTTTTTTAAAGAATATGTTAGAGATGCCGAATACATAGCTACATTTGACTTAGCTTTTGAAAGTCTTGTATATAATGACCGTGTAATAGTTAATGCTCCTTTTTCTAAAGAATTTAGAGACAAAGAATACATTGAGAATTTAAAAACAAGATTAAAAAAATATGATGCAGAACTAATTCCTGTTTGGGTAAGCTGCGATATAGACGTATGCCATAAAAGAATGATAAAAAGAAATTCAGACAGAGATACTTGGAAATTAAACAATTGGGATGAATATGTACAAGGACAAAACTATACTACACCTGACTTAGAGGGACTTTTTGTTGTTGATAATTCATCTAACGAAGATTTTGAAGCTGGTCTAAAAAAATTATTAGAAAAGGTTTTATAGGATATCCTATAAAACCTTTTTAATTTCATATCTTAATCATCATATTAACCGTAACCTTATTCTTCTCTTCTTTAATATCAAAGGTTCCATTATACTTTTTAAGTGCAAATTTTATATTATAAATCCCAATACCGTGATTATTTGTATTCTTAGCACTTATAATGTTATTTTTAATATATTTAATTCCAATATCCGTTGTGTTGGAAACCTCAATTATTAAAAACGAATTTTTAACAATTGATTTTATTGACACAAATTTAACCAATTTCTTATTTTTTATTCTTCTGCAAGCTTCAATAGAATTATCAAGTGTATTGTTTAAAATAGAACTTAAATCGATAGGTTCTATTTTTATATTTTCAGGTACAGTAAAGTCACACTTAAATTCAATTCCTTCATTACTTGCAATAGTATATTTTTCATTTATAACAGCATCTGCTACAACATTGCCTGTTTTTATATAAGAATCAAGTTTTTTTATTGTCTCAGAAATATTATTTAAATATTTTTTCAAGGCATCAATATCCCCAGAGTATGCTAGTAAATTCAAACAATTAATATGTTTATTAATATCGTGCATAGTTCCCCTAGTACTTCTATATAACTTTTGAATATTTTTATTATGCTCAAATTGCAGATTCAATTGTTGTTTCATTAAACTATTTTTTTCATTTTCTCTATCATACTCTAGCATTTTTTGAAAAGTATAGGCAGAAATAAAAATAGATATTATTAAAAATACTGATATAAGAGGAAGCAAATAATAAGTATTTGTAAAAATTTTAGGTAAATAGTATTTTGTTTTACCAATATTTATTATTTGTATATTATAAAATATAAGACTAATACCGTAAATAGCTGCACATGGAATAATAAGCTGGAATTGCTTATATAAATCTAATTTATAATCTTTTATTTTAAGAACGTTACTTATAGCTGTTAGTAATAAAAACAATATTACTTCCTTTAAAATATCTCCTAAATTTATTAGTATAGTATTTAAAACTTTATAATATCCTATTTTAATGAATAATCCATTTAATATAGGATATAGCTTAAAATCTATTATGAAAAATGTTAAACTTATTAGAATCATAATCGTTTCTATAAGAATAACAGTATATAATTTAACCAAAGACTTGGCACTACAGGTAATACTAATAATTATAAATTCAAAAAAAATAAATATAAATACAATTTTAAAATTTGATGAATTATTACTTGTTCTGGAAATTATCGAAACAATAATTTCTAATAAAAAAAATAAATATACCATTTTCTTATTGGAAAACTCTAGAAATTTATTATAAAAATAATACCTAATTGTTATAATGAGTGCAGTCGTTATAATAAAGTTCACAAATATCTGAGTTTCACTCATTTTAAACTTCTCCCTTTAAGTAATACATAAACGCTTTAGAAAAATCATTTAACCTATATTTAGATATGTAGATTTTTTCATTATTCTCTAAGGTAATAGAATTATTGTCATAACTTTTAACATATCGTAAGCTTACAATGTAACTTTTATGACATCTAAAAAAATCATATTCTTTAAGTTCCACTTCAACTTCAGATATTTTATTATAATATTCAATCACATCATAGGTAGTATGTATTTTAATTTTTCTTTTTTCAGCTTCAATATATGTTATATCCTTTAAAAGAATTTTTGTAGATTTACTTATAGTTTTAGCTATTATAAATCTATCTTGCTTTTCAATCTCAGAAAATATTTGACAAAGGATATTTTTCAGTTTTTTCTCGTCTACAGGCTTTAAAAGATAATTAAAAGCTCGTACATCAAAAGCATCAAACACATAATCTTTATATGAACTTATAAATACTATAATAGCTTGTTTATCGCTATTTCTTAAACATCTAGCTGCTTCTATCCCACTCATTTTATCCATTTTTATATCTAAAAAATATATATCAAACTTTATTATAGATTTTATAACTTCATCTGCACTTTTAAATTCTAAAACAGCAAAGTCTTTTTGATCATGTTTTAAATTTTTACAAAGCATTTTGAATATTTCTTTTCTCTCTATATCATTATCATCGCAAATAGCTATTTTAAGCATAAAATTAAAGTCACCCCTTTTTATTATATCATAAATGGGTCAGTGAAAAACTCCAGACCCATTTGTGGTGAATATATATTCTATGCTAATCTTCACTTTTCTTAACAGTATTTTTATTCTCTTTATTATCTTCATTCTCTTTAGCAATGTTTTCATAAGTTTTTACTGCTTTTTCTTTATAACTATTAGTAGCCTTACCTGCTTTTCTTACTTTTTCTAATTCGCCACCTATCTGATTTCCTATTTTTCTTTCAATATCTTTTATGTTGTCTATTCTTTCTTCCTTATACTTAGTATTTATATTTTTCTTTTTATCTTCATCTACTTCGTACTTTAGTACATTGGCCTCTCCTTCATTTCTTTTCTTTTGTGAAAGGGATGTTTTTATATTAGATAGACTACTACTGCATTGAATCAAATTCTTTAAATTTTTATCATCTTCACCATCTGCTTTAGAATTATCATCTTTTTCATCGCTATTTTGCTTATTTTTTTCCAACATTTCTCTTTGCTTTTCCAGTTGTATTTCTGATATTTGCTTATCAATTTCCGCTATTTGTTTATCAATATCCTGAAGCTCTACTTGGAGCCCTTGCTGACTTTCCCCTTTTTCTAGAGCTTTTTTTGATATTTTTTGTTTAGTTTTTTGAAGATTTTGCTTTTGCTTTTGTAATGCATCAATTTCTGTATCATTTCCATTAGAAGTATTTGCGTTGTAATTCACACTTGATTTATTATCTTCTTTTGTTTTATCTTTAATTTGTCCATATTTTATGCCTGTACTCACACTTAATCCAGCACTTAAAGTTATACTCACGACTATTCCTCCCTCTTCAGTGTTTTACATCAACTATATCGTAAGAATATTCACAAAAAATATATTTCTTGTATTAAGAAGAGATTTAAATGTAATGAATGGACTCCCTAATGCAAGATTTTTTATACTGTGAATTTTTGTATAATATTCGTTAATTTTTCTGCACTCTGAGCTTGACTTTGAGCCACTTGTGCTACTTGCTCAATAGCCTGAGTTGTTTCCGTTATAGCCCTCTTTATATTACTAGTATGTTCAGCTGTTTTTTCAGCCCCTTCTGCCATAGTTTGTGTAGCTTCACTTACTCCACCAACGGTAGCAGATATTTCTTCTGTCATGGATGCTATTTCCTCTGCCATGCCACTTACAAATTTAGAATCCTTATAATATTCCTCTGCCATTTGTCCAAATTTAATAAACCCTTCAGCCACATTATCTTTTATAAATTTAAGCATATCTTCACTTGTCACAGATGAAGCCTTAAACGCATCATTTACTCTAACTATCATATTTTGTATATTCTCTACTGCCTTTGCAGATTGTTCTGAAAGATCTCTAATTTCATCTGCAACAACAGCAAATCCTCTACCTCTTTCTCCCGCTCTTGCAGCCTCTATAGATGCATTTAGAGCTAAAAGATTAGTTTGCTCTGATATACCTGAAATAGTATCTGCCATTAATTTTATACTATCAACTACTTTGCCTTTTTCTATAACTTCTAAAAGCTCGTCTTCTTTTTCCTTATAAAGTATATTTGCATTTTCTATAGTTTCTTTTGTTTCTTTTCTAATTTTATTGGCTTTTTCCTGTGATTTTGTAGAATTATCGTTTCCTTCTGATGATTTACCACTCAATTCATTTATACTTGCATTAACCTCTTGAATTGAGGCTGTTATTTCTTCACTTGCTGAGCTAGTATCTTCTGCACCTATTACTATTTTATTAGTGGCTTCATCTATAGTTTCTGCTTTAGATGTAATTTCTTCCACATTTGCAGCAAGTTCTTCACTTGCTGAACTTACAATTTCAGATTCACTTATTATGTCTTCTACTATCCCCTTAAGGCTATTTTGACATTCTATTAATGCTTTCTTTACCTTTCCAAACTCATCTTCTCTATCAGTCTTATATTCTTTTGATAAATCTAACTTTGACATTGAATGTGCAAATTCAACTATCTCCTTTAATTGCAAGTGTATATCTCTTGATATTATCACTGCAAAAAATATACTAAAAATTATTCCTACTAATGTAAGAACTATAATAGCTTTATTTAAATTAGAATTATTGCTACGTATATTACTAAAATTGTTATAAAAAACAGAAATTACCCCCACCAATATCAAAAATAAAGTCACTACTAAAAAAGATATTGTTAATTTTGTTCTTACCCTTAAATTTTTTATATACTTCATCTGAACCCCTCCCTTATGTTATACCACACTAATTCTACAATATTATAACATTTTTGTAAACTTATAATTCAGCATTATTTGAAGATTTTGTTCTATATAATCAGTTTTAAAAAAATAAGCACCTTTAAGTGCTCATTTTTTCTTCATTTCTTTCATTTTGTGAGAATATACATCCACAATAATCTTGCCTATATAAATTATATATATTAGAAAGCTCAATAGAACGTTTATAACCATTTTTTTTCTTAAAATCAGAATACAGATATTTAATATTATATTTCTCTCCTATTTTTTCTCCTAGCTCATTTAACTTTTGAGCGTTTTTATATGGACTTACAGATAAAGTAGTTGTAAAGTATTCATATTTTTTTTCTTTAGCCACAAGTGCTGTCTCCATCAGCCTTAATTCATAACATTTAAAACATCTTTCTCCACCTTCTCTATCATTTTCTAACCCCTTAACACATTTATAATATTTTTCAGTATCATAATCTCCTTCTATAAAAT
The Clostridium felsineum DSM 794 DNA segment above includes these coding regions:
- a CDS encoding AAA family ATPase, with the translated sequence MKKYLILVGSPPACGKTYVSGELAKRLNNPVYLDKDTVIPLSKMVFKAANQPYNRDSDFFKEYVRDAEYIATFDLAFESLVYNDRVIVNAPFSKEFRDKEYIENLKTRLKKYDAELIPVWVSCDIDVCHKRMIKRNSDRDTWKLNNWDEYVQGQNYTTPDLEGLFVVDNSSNEDFEAGLKKLLEKVL
- a CDS encoding sensor histidine kinase, coding for MILISLTFFIIDFKLYPILNGLFIKIGYYKVLNTILINLGDILKEVILFLLLTAISNVLKIKDYKLDLYKQFQLIIPCAAIYGISLIFYNIQIINIGKTKYYLPKIFTNTYYLLPLISVFLIISIFISAYTFQKMLEYDRENEKNSLMKQQLNLQFEHNKNIQKLYRSTRGTMHDINKHINCLNLLAYSGDIDALKKYLNNISETIKKLDSYIKTGNVVADAVINEKYTIASNEGIEFKCDFTVPENIKIEPIDLSSILNNTLDNSIEACRRIKNKKLVKFVSIKSIVKNSFLIIEVSNTTDIGIKYIKNNIISAKNTNNHGIGIYNIKFALKKYNGTFDIKEEKNKVTVNMMIKI
- the crcB gene encoding fluoride efflux transporter CrcB — its product is MKKYIFIGMGGAIGAILRCVIKNVKIHTFIGGFPINTFIINLSGAFVLALLFTTAYEIWHFNDDIRLGIGTGFIGAYTTFSTMCKETVMLMDQKMYVLAMAYIITSVLFGLLFAYFGAIVSRKIVARLFNSRKEEEKVS
- a CDS encoding ribonuclease Z gives rise to the protein MLDACLLGCGGSLPTSDRNLTALLIAYNGRKVLIDCGEGTQVAMKEIAWGFKDIDAICFTHYHADHVMGLTGLLLTIANSGRIEPLTIIGPEGLSKVIKGLTVVAPVLPYQIELIELEEQSCSEFSDKIFKIGDMEIFALPVEHSIECLAYSIKVNRKRKFDVNKAKENEVPVMVWNELQKGKETIYEGKTYKPEMVLGERRQGIKITYCTDTRPTQNLVEFASKSDLFICEGMYGEEEKKDKAIEKKHMIFSEAADLAKKAEVKELWLTHFSPALSEPENYLENAKELFENTYIGSDKKIKVLNFED
- a CDS encoding epoxyqueuosine reductase QueH, whose translation is MKLKVNYQKKLDDIIEEILKENKVPSVLLHSCCAPCSTYVIEYLSNYFKITVFYYNPNIYPREEYMKRVEEEKEFISQFKTKYKVDFIEGDYDTEKYYKCVKGLENDREGGERCFKCYELRLMETALVAKEKKYEYFTTTLSVSPYKNAQKLNELGEKIGEKYNIKYLYSDFKKKNGYKRSIELSNIYNLYRQDYCGCIFSQNERNEEKMST
- a CDS encoding LytR/AlgR family response regulator transcription factor is translated as MLKIAICDDNDIERKEIFKMLCKNLKHDQKDFAVLEFKSADEVIKSIIKFDIYFLDIKMDKMSGIEAARCLRNSDKQAIIVFISSYKDYVFDAFDVRAFNYLLKPVDEKKLKNILCQIFSEIEKQDRFIIAKTISKSTKILLKDITYIEAEKRKIKIHTTYDVIEYYNKISEVEVELKEYDFFRCHKSYIVSLRYVKSYDNNSITLENNEKIYISKYRLNDFSKAFMYYLKGEV
- a CDS encoding MFS transporter; the encoded protein is MKKLNTKEKSWIMYDWANSAYSTAITATILPLYFKSIAFKSGITASSSTAYWGYSNSIATLLIAVLSPILATMADYKGYKMKLFNIFFVLGTSFTFLLSVVPTNYWFVLIIFYILTSIGFSGSCIFYDAFLVDVTERKNMDKISSLGFGMGYIGSNIPFILCIVIIALAQFKIIPISFFSACRISFIITAIWWVIFTIPMIRNVKQTYSINLEKNPIRKSFFRLLETLKDIKSHKQLFIFLLSYFFYIDGVNTIITMATSYGSDLGINSTTMLIILLTMQFIAFPFSIIFGMLSKKFQGKIMLYVGIIIYSIICIYSYFLKTTLDFWILAILVGTSQGGIQALSRSYLGKLVPKDKANEFFGFYNIFGKFSAILGPLMVGAVTQITGSSNKGVLSVLVLFLIGGIILKKVPSEN
- the crcB gene encoding fluoride efflux transporter CrcB, producing the protein MNYFLIGIGGICGSITRYKLGNIISKKVESKFPWGTFIINITGSFLLGVVTMSGASKNLSLLLADGFLGAYTTFSTFMYEGFDLFQNKKSLNAVIYILASMIIGVLGFYLGESLFKL
- a CDS encoding methyl-accepting chemotaxis protein, giving the protein MKYIKNLRVRTKLTISFLVVTLFLILVGVISVFYNNFSNIRSNNSNLNKAIIVLTLVGIIFSIFFAVIISRDIHLQLKEIVEFAHSMSKLDLSKEYKTDREDEFGKVKKALIECQNSLKGIVEDIISESEIVSSASEELAANVEEITSKAETIDEATNKIVIGAEDTSSASEEITASIQEVNASINELSGKSSEGNDNSTKSQEKANKIRKETKETIENANILYKEKEDELLEVIEKGKVVDSIKLMADTISGISEQTNLLALNASIEAARAGERGRGFAVVADEIRDLSEQSAKAVENIQNMIVRVNDAFKASSVTSEDMLKFIKDNVAEGFIKFGQMAEEYYKDSKFVSGMAEEIASMTEEISATVGGVSEATQTMAEGAEKTAEHTSNIKRAITETTQAIEQVAQVAQSQAQSAEKLTNIIQKFTV